A region of Burkholderiales bacterium JOSHI_001 DNA encodes the following proteins:
- a CDS encoding carbamoyl-phosphate synthase, large subunit (PFAM: Carbamoyl-phosphate synthase L chain, ATP binding domain; MGS-like domain; Carbamoyl-phosphate synthetase large chain, oligomerisation domain; Carbamoyl-phosphate synthase L chain, N-terminal domain~TIGRFAM: carbamoyl-phosphate synthase, large subunit) produces the protein MPKRQDLKSILIIGAGPIIIGQACEFDYSGAQACKALRQEGYKVILVNSNPATIMTDPEMADVTYIEPITWPVVEKIIAKERPDAILPTMGGQTALNCALDLHKHGVLQKYGVEMIGANEKAIEKAEDRLKFKDAMTSIGLESAKSGIAHSMEEAWTVQKRIQADIGGTGFPMVIRPSFTLGGTGGGIAYNPEEFEEICKRGLDLSPTNELLIEESLIGWKEFEMEVVRDKADNCIIVCAIENLDPMGIHTGDSITVAPAQTLTDKEYQLMRNASIAILREIGVDTGGSNVQFSINPKNGRMTVIEMNPRVSRSSALASKATGFPIAKIAAKLAVGYTLDELRNDITGGATPASFEPSIDYVVTKIPRFAFEKFPAADPHLTTQMKSVGEVMAMGRTFQESFQKALRGLETGIDGLSERSTDREEIVEEMGEPGPERILYVGDAFRIGMTLEEIFDETAIDPWFLAQIEEIISTEKQLQGRTLSSLTAAELRYVKAKGFSDRRLAKLLGTNQHEVRNARWALKVRPVYKRVDTCAAEFATQTAYMYSSYDEECEAAPTNKKKIMVLGGGPNRIGQGIEFDYCCVHAALAMREDGYETIMVNCNPETVSTDYDTSDRLYFEPVTLEDVLEIVDKEKPVGVIVQYGGQTPLKLALDLERNGVPIIGTTPDSIDIAEDRERFQQLLHKLGLKQPPNRTARTEDQAIALANEIGYPLVVRPSYVLGGRAMEIVHGDKDLERYMREAVRVSEKSPVLLDRFLDDAIEVDVDCISDGTDVMIGGIMEHIEQAGVHSGDSACSLPPYSLPAKLQDELRRQATVMAKALGVVGLMNTQFAIQGEGDERTVYVLEVNPRASRTVPYVSKATGQPLAKIAARCMAGQKLKDQKDRNGRRWAEVIPPYFSIKEAVFPFNKFPGVDPILGPEMRSTGEVMGVGTAFGEAMLKSQLGAGSRLPTKGTVVISVKTGDKDRAVKVASDLVDLGFNVVATKGTAAAIAAAGVPVRVVNKVKDGRPHIADMVKAGEIQLVFTTVDETRTAIADSRYIRTAALANRVTYYTTMAGCEAATEALKHQDDLTVVSLQELHAELG, from the coding sequence ATGCCTAAGCGCCAAGACCTGAAAAGCATCCTCATCATCGGGGCCGGCCCGATCATCATCGGCCAGGCCTGCGAGTTCGACTACTCCGGCGCCCAGGCCTGCAAGGCGCTGCGCCAGGAGGGCTACAAGGTCATCCTGGTCAACAGCAACCCGGCGACCATCATGACCGACCCGGAGATGGCCGATGTGACCTACATCGAGCCCATCACCTGGCCGGTGGTGGAAAAGATCATCGCCAAGGAGCGGCCGGACGCCATCCTGCCCACCATGGGCGGGCAGACCGCGCTGAACTGCGCGCTGGACCTGCACAAGCACGGCGTGCTGCAGAAGTACGGCGTGGAGATGATCGGTGCGAATGAGAAGGCCATCGAAAAGGCCGAAGACCGCCTGAAGTTCAAGGACGCGATGACCAGCATCGGCCTGGAATCGGCCAAGAGCGGCATTGCGCATTCCATGGAAGAAGCCTGGACGGTGCAAAAGCGCATCCAGGCCGACATCGGTGGCACCGGCTTCCCGATGGTCATCCGCCCCAGCTTCACCCTCGGCGGCACCGGCGGCGGCATCGCCTACAACCCGGAAGAGTTCGAGGAAATCTGCAAGCGCGGGCTGGACCTTTCGCCCACCAACGAACTGCTGATCGAAGAAAGCCTGATCGGCTGGAAAGAGTTCGAGATGGAAGTGGTCCGCGACAAGGCGGACAACTGCATCATCGTGTGCGCCATCGAGAACCTGGACCCCATGGGCATCCACACCGGTGACAGCATCACCGTGGCCCCTGCGCAGACGCTGACCGACAAGGAATACCAGTTGATGCGCAACGCGTCGATCGCGATCCTGCGCGAGATTGGCGTGGACACCGGCGGCAGCAATGTGCAGTTCTCGATCAACCCCAAGAACGGCCGCATGACCGTGATCGAGATGAACCCGCGCGTGTCGCGTTCGTCCGCGCTGGCGTCCAAGGCCACCGGTTTCCCGATCGCCAAGATCGCCGCCAAGCTGGCCGTGGGCTACACGCTGGACGAGTTGCGCAACGACATCACCGGCGGCGCCACGCCGGCCAGCTTCGAGCCCAGCATCGACTATGTGGTCACCAAGATCCCGCGCTTCGCGTTCGAGAAGTTCCCGGCCGCCGACCCGCACCTGACCACGCAGATGAAGAGCGTGGGTGAGGTCATGGCCATGGGCCGTACCTTCCAGGAAAGCTTCCAGAAGGCACTGCGCGGGCTGGAAACCGGCATCGACGGCCTGAGCGAACGCAGCACCGACCGCGAGGAAATCGTCGAGGAGATGGGCGAGCCCGGCCCCGAGCGCATCCTGTACGTGGGCGACGCTTTCCGCATCGGCATGACGCTGGAAGAGATCTTCGACGAAACCGCCATCGACCCCTGGTTCTTGGCCCAGATCGAAGAAATCATCTCCACCGAAAAGCAGTTGCAGGGCCGCACGCTGTCATCTCTGACTGCCGCTGAGTTGCGCTACGTGAAGGCCAAGGGCTTTTCCGACCGCCGCCTGGCCAAGCTGCTGGGCACCAACCAGCACGAGGTGCGCAATGCGCGCTGGGCGCTGAAGGTGCGGCCGGTCTACAAGCGGGTGGACACCTGCGCGGCCGAGTTCGCCACGCAGACGGCCTACATGTATTCCAGCTACGACGAGGAATGCGAGGCAGCGCCCACGAACAAGAAGAAGATCATGGTGCTGGGCGGCGGGCCCAACCGCATCGGCCAGGGCATTGAATTCGACTACTGCTGCGTGCACGCGGCGCTGGCCATGCGCGAGGACGGGTACGAGACCATCATGGTCAACTGCAACCCGGAAACCGTGTCCACCGACTACGACACCAGCGACCGCCTGTACTTCGAGCCCGTCACGCTGGAAGACGTGCTGGAAATCGTGGACAAGGAAAAGCCCGTCGGCGTGATCGTGCAGTACGGCGGCCAGACCCCGCTGAAGCTGGCGCTGGACCTGGAACGCAACGGCGTGCCCATCATCGGCACCACGCCCGACAGCATCGACATCGCCGAGGACCGCGAGCGCTTCCAGCAACTGCTGCACAAGCTGGGCCTGAAGCAGCCGCCCAACCGCACAGCGCGCACCGAAGACCAGGCCATCGCCCTGGCCAACGAGATCGGCTACCCGTTGGTGGTTCGCCCCAGCTATGTGCTGGGCGGCCGCGCAATGGAAATCGTGCACGGCGACAAGGACCTGGAGCGCTACATGCGCGAAGCGGTTCGTGTCTCCGAAAAGAGCCCGGTGCTGCTGGACCGCTTCCTCGACGACGCCATCGAGGTGGACGTGGACTGCATCAGCGACGGCACCGACGTGATGATCGGCGGCATCATGGAACACATTGAGCAGGCCGGCGTCCACTCGGGCGACTCGGCCTGTTCGCTGCCGCCTTATTCACTGCCGGCCAAGCTGCAGGACGAACTGCGCCGCCAGGCCACCGTGATGGCCAAGGCCCTGGGCGTGGTGGGCCTGATGAACACCCAGTTCGCGATCCAGGGCGAGGGCGACGAGCGCACGGTGTACGTGCTGGAAGTGAATCCGCGCGCATCGCGCACCGTGCCCTATGTCAGCAAGGCCACGGGCCAGCCGCTGGCCAAGATCGCGGCGCGCTGCATGGCGGGCCAGAAGCTCAAGGACCAGAAGGACCGCAATGGCAGGCGCTGGGCAGAGGTCATCCCGCCGTACTTCAGCATCAAGGAAGCGGTGTTCCCGTTCAACAAGTTCCCGGGCGTGGACCCCATCCTGGGGCCGGAGATGCGCTCCACCGGCGAGGTGATGGGCGTGGGCACCGCCTTCGGCGAGGCCATGCTCAAGAGCCAACTGGGCGCCGGCTCACGCCTGCCCACCAAGGGCACGGTGGTCATCTCGGTGAAGACCGGCGACAAGGACCGTGCGGTGAAGGTGGCGTCCGACCTGGTGGACCTGGGCTTCAACGTGGTGGCCACCAAGGGCACAGCGGCAGCCATCGCGGCCGCGGGCGTGCCGGTGAGGGTGGTGAACAAGGTGAAGGACGGCCGGCCACACATCGCGGACATGGTGAAGGCCGGCGAGATCCAACTGGTGTTCACCACCGTGGACGAAACCCGCACCGCGATCGCGGATTCCCGTTACATCCGCACCGCGGCCCTGGCCAACCGGGTCACTTACTACACCACCATGGCCGGCTGCGAAGCGGCCACCGAAGCGCTGAAGCACCAGGACGACCTCACCGTGGTGTCGCTGCAGGAACTGCACGCCGAACTGGGCTGA
- a CDS encoding uncharacterized protein, possibly involved in utilization of glycolate and propanediol (PFAM: Domain of unknown function (DUF336)) produces the protein MKTKPEITLDDAARVGAAALAEAQANRWAVTIAVVDDGGHLLWLQRMDGVPPISAHIAPAKARTAALGRRESKIYEDLINQGRVSFLSAPELEGMLEGGVPILVNGQCAGAVGVSGVKSVEDAQIARAGIAALGI, from the coding sequence ATGAAGACCAAACCCGAAATCACCCTGGACGACGCGGCCCGCGTCGGCGCGGCTGCGCTGGCCGAAGCGCAGGCCAACCGCTGGGCCGTCACGATTGCCGTGGTGGACGATGGCGGCCACCTGCTGTGGCTGCAGCGCATGGACGGGGTGCCGCCGATCTCGGCCCACATCGCCCCTGCCAAGGCCCGCACCGCGGCGCTGGGCCGGCGTGAGAGCAAGATCTACGAAGACCTCATCAACCAGGGCCGGGTGTCCTTCCTCAGCGCGCCCGAACTGGAAGGCATGCTCGAGGGCGGTGTCCCCATCCTGGTGAACGGGCAGTGCGCCGGCGCCGTGGGTGTGAGCGGCGTGAAGAGCGTCGAGGACGCGCAGATCGCCCGCGCCGGCATCGCTGCGCTGGGGATTTGA
- a CDS encoding carbamoyl-phosphate synthase, small subunit (PFAM: Carbamoyl-phosphate synthase small chain, CPSase domain; Glutamine amidotransferase class-I~TIGRFAM: carbamoyl-phosphate synthase, small subunit) translates to MLPVLPPAILALADGTVFQGTSIGNAGHTVGEVVFNTALTGYQEILTDPSYCRQIVTLTYPHIGNYGVNEEDVEATKVHAAGLIIKDLPARLSNFRATMSLGQYLQREGTVAIANIDTRRLTRVLRSTGAQNGCISTFAAGHTVTPAEIDAAIARAKAAPSMAGQDLAQVVSVKEPYSWHETEWQLGLGYGRQEQPRFHVVAYDFGVKRNILRMLASRGCRVTVMPAWASAAEVRKHKPDGVFLSNGPGDPEPCDYAIAAARELIDSGVPTFGICLGHQIMALASGAKTFKMKFGHHGANHPVKDLDSGRVSITSQNHGFAVDEKTLPANLRPTHISLFDGTLQGLARTDKPAFCFQGHPEASPGPHDIAYLFDRFTSLMAEKKNA, encoded by the coding sequence TTGCTGCCCGTCCTGCCCCCCGCCATCCTTGCCCTTGCAGATGGCACGGTCTTTCAAGGTACGTCCATCGGCAACGCGGGCCACACGGTGGGTGAGGTGGTGTTCAACACCGCGCTCACCGGCTACCAGGAAATCCTCACCGACCCGAGCTACTGCCGGCAGATCGTCACGCTGACCTACCCGCACATCGGCAACTACGGCGTCAACGAGGAAGACGTGGAGGCCACCAAGGTCCACGCCGCTGGCTTGATCATCAAGGACCTGCCAGCCCGCCTTTCCAACTTTCGCGCCACGATGTCGCTGGGGCAGTACCTGCAGCGCGAAGGCACGGTGGCCATTGCGAACATCGACACCCGACGCCTGACGCGCGTGCTGCGCAGCACGGGCGCGCAGAACGGCTGCATCAGCACCTTCGCGGCCGGCCACACCGTCACCCCCGCCGAAATCGACGCCGCCATCGCCCGTGCGAAGGCCGCCCCCAGCATGGCCGGGCAGGACCTGGCGCAGGTGGTCAGCGTGAAGGAACCCTACAGCTGGCATGAAACGGAATGGCAGCTGGGCCTGGGCTACGGCCGCCAGGAGCAGCCGCGCTTTCACGTGGTGGCCTATGACTTCGGCGTGAAGCGCAACATCCTGCGCATGCTGGCCAGCCGTGGCTGCCGCGTCACCGTGATGCCGGCCTGGGCTTCGGCCGCTGAAGTGCGCAAGCACAAGCCTGACGGCGTGTTCCTGTCCAACGGGCCCGGCGACCCCGAACCCTGCGACTACGCCATTGCCGCGGCGCGCGAGCTCATCGACAGCGGCGTGCCCACCTTCGGCATCTGCCTGGGCCACCAGATCATGGCGCTGGCCTCGGGCGCCAAGACCTTCAAGATGAAGTTCGGCCACCACGGCGCCAACCACCCGGTGAAGGACCTGGACTCGGGACGCGTGTCCATCACCAGCCAGAACCACGGCTTCGCGGTGGACGAGAAAACGCTGCCCGCCAACCTTCGCCCCACGCACATCAGCCTGTTCGACGGCACGCTGCAGGGCCTGGCCCGCACCGACAAACCCGCGTTCTGCTTCCAGGGCCACCCCGAAGCGTCACCCGGCCCCCACGACATTGCCTACCTGTTCGACCGCTTCACGAGCCTGATGGCGGAGAAGAAGAATGCCTAA
- a CDS encoding metalloendopeptidase-like membrane protein (PFAM: Peptidase family M23; LysM domain), with amino-acid sequence MRLAGAFLLAALVVLAGCASPNHRAPVEERGPGSARVTTPAAATAPAEPARPPAGIENLGKPGYYQVKPGDTLIKVGLESGQGWRDLQRWNGIDNPNLIEVGQVLRVVPPGVDPSAPAPRPVTTAKVETRPLEPRPAAASASASPVAPAPVAASAPPPPPPPAPVAAAPRDADDDINWMWPANGAVVGPFDDPRVKGLVIGGKAGDPVMAAADGRVIYAGSGIRGYGNLVIVKHNTNYLTAYGHNQTLLVKEDQVVRRGQKIAEMGSSDAERVQLHFEIRRQGKPLDPAKLLPQR; translated from the coding sequence TTGCGCCTGGCCGGCGCCTTCCTGCTGGCGGCCCTGGTGGTGCTGGCGGGTTGCGCGTCGCCCAACCACCGTGCACCGGTGGAAGAGCGCGGGCCTGGCAGCGCACGGGTGACCACCCCGGCCGCCGCCACGGCACCGGCCGAACCGGCACGGCCGCCCGCCGGCATCGAAAACCTGGGCAAGCCTGGCTACTACCAGGTGAAGCCAGGCGACACGCTGATCAAGGTGGGCCTGGAGTCCGGCCAGGGCTGGCGCGACCTGCAGCGCTGGAATGGCATCGACAACCCCAACCTCATCGAAGTGGGCCAGGTGCTGCGCGTGGTGCCGCCGGGGGTGGACCCCAGTGCGCCGGCCCCGCGGCCGGTGACCACCGCCAAGGTGGAGACGCGGCCGCTGGAGCCGCGCCCTGCAGCCGCTTCGGCGTCGGCCAGCCCTGTGGCCCCGGCGCCGGTGGCCGCTTCCGCCCCGCCCCCGCCGCCACCGCCGGCCCCCGTCGCCGCGGCACCGCGTGACGCCGACGACGACATCAACTGGATGTGGCCGGCCAACGGCGCGGTGGTGGGCCCCTTCGACGACCCACGGGTCAAGGGCCTGGTCATTGGCGGCAAGGCGGGCGACCCGGTCATGGCCGCGGCCGATGGCCGGGTCATCTATGCGGGCTCCGGCATCCGGGGCTATGGCAACCTGGTCATCGTCAAGCACAACACCAACTACCTCACCGCCTACGGCCACAACCAGACCTTGCTGGTGAAGGAAGACCAGGTGGTGCGCCGCGGCCAGAAGATCGCGGAGATGGGCTCGAGCGATGCCGAGCGGGTTCAGTTGCATTTTGAGATCCGCCGCCAGGGCAAGCCGCTGGACCCGGCGAAGTTGCTGCCACAGCGATAA
- a CDS encoding protein-L-isoaspartate and D-aspartate O-methyltransferase (PFAM: Protein-L-isoaspartate(D-aspartate) O-methyltransferase (PCMT)~TIGRFAM: protein-L-isoaspartate(D-aspartate) O-methyltransferase) encodes MSGSGTGRGARFPLPLDRVKAATGSGSRELLRPQRPLQHAAQHAQGAARQGAPVGVGLDSAAVRQRMVQRLREQGVQNEALLAAFAAVPRHHFVDSALVGQAYEDTSLPIGHGQTISKPSVVARMIELLLAGANARQRGHLGRTLEVGTGCGYQAALLAALSPSVISIERVGPLHDKARANITAPWRARVRLVHGDGMLGHGPHAPYDSIIAAAGGEQLPPAWLDQLAVGGRLVAPVQSERGGGQVLLVADRNEQGITRQLYEAVMFVPLKSGLA; translated from the coding sequence ATGAGCGGATCCGGCACCGGCCGCGGCGCGCGCTTCCCCTTGCCGCTGGACCGTGTGAAGGCCGCCACCGGCAGCGGCTCGCGCGAGTTGCTGCGCCCGCAGCGCCCGCTGCAGCACGCCGCCCAGCACGCCCAGGGCGCCGCGCGCCAGGGCGCGCCGGTTGGCGTGGGCCTGGACTCGGCGGCCGTGCGCCAGCGAATGGTGCAGCGCCTGCGCGAGCAGGGCGTGCAGAACGAAGCGCTGCTGGCCGCCTTCGCTGCGGTGCCGCGCCACCATTTTGTGGACAGCGCCCTGGTGGGCCAGGCCTATGAAGACACCAGCCTGCCCATCGGGCATGGCCAGACCATTTCCAAGCCGTCGGTCGTGGCGCGCATGATCGAGTTGCTGCTGGCCGGCGCCAACGCGCGGCAGCGCGGGCACCTGGGCCGCACGCTGGAAGTCGGTACCGGCTGCGGCTACCAGGCGGCGCTGCTGGCCGCGCTGTCACCCAGCGTGATCAGCATCGAACGCGTGGGGCCGCTGCACGACAAGGCCCGCGCCAACATCACCGCACCCTGGCGCGCCCGCGTGCGCCTGGTCCATGGGGACGGCATGTTGGGCCATGGCCCCCATGCGCCCTACGACAGCATCATCGCCGCTGCAGGCGGGGAACAACTTCCGCCCGCCTGGCTGGACCAGTTGGCGGTGGGCGGCCGTCTGGTGGCGCCGGTGCAAAGCGAACGCGGCGGCGGCCAGGTGCTGCTGGTGGCCGACCGCAACGAACAAGGGATAACGCGCCAGCTTTACGAAGCAGTGATGTTCGTCCCCCTAAAATCAGGCCTCGCATGA
- a CDS encoding FtsH-interacting integral membrane protein (PFAM: Uncharacterised protein family UPF0005), whose translation MEHSLQTASGYAGSGALAAQRNRVLRNTYWLLALSMVPTVLGAWVGVSTGILNQLGTGMSIGLFLVGAFGFMFAIEKTKESSAGVAVLLAFTFFMGLMLSRLLAMVLGFKNGSSLVMTAFGGTAAVFFAMASLASVIKRDLSNMGKFLFVGAIVLLVAGLVNVFLQSSALMLVVSVMAIGIFSAFMVYDLKRVIDGGETNYISATLAIYLDIYNVFQSLLSLLGIFGGERE comes from the coding sequence ATGGAACACAGCCTGCAAACCGCTTCCGGCTATGCCGGTTCTGGCGCGCTGGCAGCGCAGCGCAATCGGGTGCTGCGCAACACCTACTGGTTGCTGGCGCTGTCGATGGTGCCCACGGTGCTGGGCGCCTGGGTGGGCGTTTCCACCGGCATCCTGAACCAGCTGGGCACGGGCATGAGCATCGGCCTGTTCCTGGTGGGTGCCTTCGGCTTCATGTTCGCGATCGAGAAGACCAAGGAGTCGTCCGCTGGCGTGGCGGTGCTGCTGGCCTTCACCTTCTTCATGGGCCTGATGCTGTCGCGCCTGCTGGCGATGGTGCTGGGCTTCAAGAACGGCTCCTCGCTGGTGATGACGGCCTTCGGCGGCACGGCCGCGGTGTTCTTCGCCATGGCCTCGCTGGCCTCGGTGATCAAGCGCGACCTGTCCAACATGGGCAAGTTCCTGTTCGTCGGCGCCATCGTGCTGCTGGTGGCCGGCCTGGTGAACGTGTTCCTGCAATCGTCGGCACTGATGCTGGTCGTCAGCGTGATGGCCATCGGCATCTTCTCGGCCTTCATGGTCTATGACCTGAAGCGCGTGATCGACGGCGGCGAGACCAACTACATCAGCGCCACGCTGGCCATCTACCTGGACATCTACAACGTGTTCCAGAGCTTGCTGTCGCTGCTGGGCATCTTCGGCGGCGAGCGCGAATAA
- a CDS encoding 23S rRNA (uracil-5-)-methyltransferase RumA (PFAM: TRAM domain; tRNA (Uracil-5-)-methyltransferase~TIGRFAM: 23S rRNA (uracil-5-)-methyltransferase RumA) — MADNKEWLQVDSLDLEAQGVARNAEGKVVFIEGALPGERVQAQVHRGKKQWEQGVVTAIGRESAQRVRPGCPHFGLHAGACGGCKMQHLHASAQVAVKQRVLEDNLAHLAKVKAERVLRPIEGPTWGYRFRARLSVRHVAKKGTVLVGFHERKSRYVADMQVCPVLPPAVSAMLMPLRDLIGSMDQRDRLPQIELAVGTSATALVLRHLEPLTDADLLRLRDFARQHGVQWWLQPKGPDTVALLDVGGTELAYTLPEFGLRMPFKPTDFTQVNHEINTVLVGRAVRLLAPDMHERVIDWFCGLGNFTLPLATHAKQVLGIEGSEVLVARARDNAKLNGLADRTTFAARNLFEIDADTLVAQGRADKWLVDPPREGAFALAKALADLHQAPRTDWQPPKRIVYVSCNPATLARDAGLLVHQGGYTCSAAGAVNMFPHTAHVESVAVFDRA, encoded by the coding sequence ATGGCAGACAACAAGGAATGGCTGCAGGTCGATTCACTCGACCTGGAAGCCCAGGGCGTGGCCCGCAACGCCGAAGGCAAGGTGGTCTTCATCGAAGGTGCGTTGCCCGGTGAGCGGGTGCAGGCCCAGGTGCACCGGGGCAAGAAGCAGTGGGAGCAGGGCGTGGTCACTGCCATCGGGCGCGAAAGCGCCCAGCGTGTGCGCCCGGGCTGCCCGCACTTCGGCCTGCACGCGGGCGCTTGCGGCGGCTGCAAGATGCAGCACCTGCATGCCAGCGCCCAGGTCGCGGTGAAACAGCGGGTGCTGGAAGACAACCTGGCCCACTTGGCCAAGGTGAAGGCCGAACGGGTGCTGCGACCCATCGAAGGGCCCACCTGGGGCTACCGCTTCCGCGCCCGGCTGTCGGTGCGGCACGTGGCCAAGAAGGGCACGGTGTTGGTGGGCTTTCACGAGCGCAAGTCGCGCTATGTGGCCGACATGCAGGTGTGTCCGGTGCTGCCGCCGGCGGTCAGCGCCATGCTGATGCCGCTGCGCGATTTGATCGGTTCCATGGACCAGCGCGACCGCCTGCCGCAAATTGAACTGGCTGTGGGCACCTCCGCCACGGCGTTGGTCCTGCGCCACCTGGAGCCGCTGACCGACGCCGACCTGCTGCGCCTGCGCGACTTTGCACGCCAGCACGGCGTTCAGTGGTGGCTGCAGCCCAAGGGCCCGGACACCGTGGCGCTGTTGGACGTGGGCGGGACGGAACTGGCCTACACGCTGCCGGAATTCGGCCTGCGCATGCCCTTCAAGCCCACCGACTTCACCCAGGTGAACCACGAGATCAACACCGTGCTGGTTGGCCGCGCTGTGCGCCTGCTGGCGCCTGACATGCATGAGCGGGTGATCGACTGGTTCTGCGGCCTGGGCAACTTCACGCTGCCGCTGGCCACGCACGCGAAGCAGGTGCTGGGCATCGAAGGCAGCGAGGTGCTGGTGGCCCGGGCGCGCGACAACGCCAAGCTGAACGGTCTGGCCGATCGCACCACATTCGCCGCGCGCAATCTGTTCGAGATCGACGCCGACACGCTGGTGGCCCAGGGCCGTGCCGACAAGTGGCTGGTGGACCCCCCGCGCGAAGGGGCCTTCGCGCTGGCCAAGGCGCTGGCCGACCTGCACCAGGCGCCGCGCACCGACTGGCAGCCGCCGAAGCGCATCGTTTACGTCAGCTGCAACCCGGCCACCCTGGCGCGCGACGCCGGCCTGCTGGTGCACCAGGGCGGCTACACCTGCAGCGCGGCCGGGGCGGTGAACATGTTCCCGCACACCGCGCACGTGGAGAGCGTGGCGGTGTTCGACCGGGCATGA
- a CDS encoding RNA polymerase sigma factor RpoS (PFAM: Sigma-70, region 4; Sigma-70 region 3; Sigma-70 region 2; Sigma-70 factor, region 1.2~TIGRFAM: RNA polymerase sigma factor RpoS; RNA polymerase sigma factor, sigma-70 family): MPRRTDPSSPPSAAAAASRVNDVTSALESAPQHPFSLQGDGAALDGDADAPAVPADINAGEPESGNTLQAYLRDIRRAPLFTPQEEYDTALKVRAGDFAARQQMIERNLRLVVSIAKNYLGRGLPMPDLIEEGNLGLMHAIAKFEPERGFRFSTYASWWIRQSVERAIMHQARLVRLPVHVVRELNQVLKARRLLETARVHEGRSAERPVAAEEVAAHLGRPVQEVAELLSYAEQPASLDAPLDREAGESLLDTTVDDQATDPMGLTLSHEVVQLLESGLSELNEREREVLAGRYGLNDREAQTLEDLASQLGLTRERIRQIQQEALAKLKRRMARQGIDRDSLF; this comes from the coding sequence ATGCCGCGCCGAACCGACCCATCTTCACCGCCGTCCGCGGCAGCCGCCGCGTCGCGTGTGAACGACGTGACGTCGGCGCTGGAGTCGGCGCCACAGCATCCGTTCAGTTTGCAGGGTGATGGCGCTGCGCTGGACGGCGATGCCGATGCACCCGCCGTGCCGGCCGACATCAATGCCGGTGAGCCCGAATCCGGCAACACCCTGCAGGCCTACCTGCGCGACATCCGCCGCGCGCCGCTGTTCACCCCGCAGGAGGAGTACGACACCGCGCTGAAGGTGCGCGCGGGCGACTTTGCGGCCCGCCAGCAAATGATCGAGCGCAACCTGCGCCTGGTGGTGAGCATTGCCAAAAACTACCTGGGCCGGGGCCTGCCCATGCCCGACCTCATCGAAGAGGGCAACCTGGGCCTGATGCACGCCATCGCCAAGTTCGAGCCTGAACGGGGCTTTCGCTTTTCCACCTACGCGTCCTGGTGGATCCGCCAGTCGGTGGAGCGGGCCATCATGCACCAGGCCCGTCTGGTGCGGCTGCCGGTGCATGTGGTGCGGGAACTGAACCAGGTGCTGAAGGCGCGTCGCCTGCTGGAGACTGCCCGGGTGCACGAAGGCCGCAGCGCCGAGCGCCCGGTGGCCGCCGAGGAGGTGGCGGCCCACCTGGGCCGGCCGGTGCAGGAAGTGGCTGAGTTGCTCAGTTATGCCGAACAGCCCGCGTCGCTGGACGCGCCGCTGGACCGCGAGGCCGGTGAAAGCCTGCTGGACACCACCGTGGACGACCAGGCCACCGACCCGATGGGCCTGACGCTCAGCCACGAGGTGGTGCAATTGCTGGAGAGCGGCCTGTCCGAGCTGAACGAGCGGGAACGTGAAGTGCTGGCTGGCCGCTACGGGCTGAACGACCGCGAGGCGCAGACCCTGGAAGACCTGGCCTCCCAGCTGGGCCTGACCCGCGAGCGCATCCGCCAGATTCAGCAGGAAGCGCTGGCCAAGCTGAAGCGGCGCATGGCGCGCCAGGGCATCGACCGCGATTCGCTGTTCTAG